A genomic window from Pirellulales bacterium includes:
- a CDS encoding citrate synthase, translated as MSDAAQLRIDDKEIDLPVVVGTENEKAIDVSQLRAQTGLITLDEGYVNTGATTSAITYLDGEQGVLRYRGYPIEVLAQHCDFIETSYLLIYGELPTQQQLEAFRNSLRRHTMLHEDMKAFYNGFPRDAHPMAILSSVVGALSTFYQDSLDPHSEEQVQVSIFRLIAKLPTIAAFSYKKSIGQPFIYPRNDLSYCQNFLQMMFAVPSEPYELDPDFVDALNLLLIVHADHEQNCSTSTVRMVGSSNANLFASVSAGICALWGPLHGGANQACVEMLEKIRGDGGNVKKYIDLAKAKNSHFRLMGFGHRVYKNYDPRASIIKTTCDLLVKKLKIKDPIFDIAQELEAAALSDPYFIERKLYPNVDFYSGIIYRAMGIPVQMFTVLFAIGRLPGWIAHWAEMHHSPTKKIARPRQIYTGAKVREFVARDKR; from the coding sequence ATGAGTGACGCGGCCCAGCTCCGCATAGACGACAAAGAGATCGACTTGCCGGTGGTCGTCGGCACGGAGAACGAAAAGGCCATCGACGTCTCGCAGTTGCGAGCGCAGACCGGGTTGATCACGCTCGACGAAGGTTATGTGAACACCGGCGCCACCACCAGCGCCATCACCTATCTCGACGGCGAGCAGGGCGTGCTCCGCTACCGGGGCTACCCGATTGAAGTCCTCGCGCAGCATTGCGACTTCATCGAAACGAGCTATTTGCTGATCTACGGCGAGCTGCCGACCCAGCAGCAGCTCGAAGCCTTCCGCAATTCGCTGCGGCGGCACACCATGCTGCACGAAGACATGAAGGCCTTTTACAACGGCTTTCCGCGCGACGCTCACCCGATGGCCATTCTCAGTTCGGTGGTCGGGGCGCTGTCGACTTTCTATCAGGACTCGCTCGATCCGCACAGTGAGGAGCAGGTGCAGGTCTCGATCTTTCGGCTGATCGCCAAGCTGCCGACCATCGCCGCCTTCAGCTACAAGAAATCGATCGGCCAGCCGTTCATCTACCCGCGCAACGACCTGAGCTATTGCCAGAACTTTCTGCAGATGATGTTCGCGGTGCCGAGCGAGCCTTATGAGCTCGACCCCGATTTCGTCGATGCGCTCAACCTGCTGCTGATCGTCCACGCCGACCACGAACAGAACTGCAGCACCTCGACGGTGCGGATGGTCGGATCGAGCAACGCCAACCTGTTCGCCTCGGTCTCGGCGGGCATCTGCGCCCTGTGGGGCCCGCTGCACGGCGGCGCGAACCAGGCCTGCGTCGAGATGCTCGAAAAAATCCGCGGCGACGGCGGCAACGTCAAAAAGTACATCGATCTGGCCAAAGCCAAGAACAGCCATTTCCGCCTGATGGGTTTCGGCCACCGGGTTTACAAGAACTACGATCCGCGTGCGTCGATCATCAAGACCACCTGCGACCTGCTGGTGAAGAAGCTCAAGATCAAGGACCCGATTTTCGACATCGCCCAGGAGCTTGAAGCCGCGGCCCTTTCCGATCCCTATTTCATCGAGCGCAAGCTGTACCCGAACGTCGATTTCTATTCGGGCATCATTTACCGGGCGATGGGCATTCCGGTGCAGATGTTTACGGTGTTGTTCGCCATCGGCCGGTTGCCGGGCTGGATTGCCCATTGGGCCGAGATGCATCATTCGCCGACCAAGAAGATCGCCCGGCCGCGGCAGATTTACACCGGCGCGAAAGTGCGCGAGTTCGTGGCCCGCGACAAGCGGTAA
- a CDS encoding class IV adenylate cyclase has protein sequence MPPSPSPRRNIELKARLNSLDRARAHCAELAGPPLCERQTDTYFVCSQGRLKLRQRDPEPAQLVAYARPDATTPRASDYWLVGVADPATLKAALTAALGVLVVVEKEREVFLYRNVRIHLDRVIGLGEFVEFEAVMSPGDDEAEAVGLVTELARRLGVAPQDRVDGSYSDLLLVKPPAGR, from the coding sequence ATGCCGCCCTCACCATCGCCGCGCCGCAACATCGAACTCAAGGCCCGCCTGAATTCGCTGGACCGCGCCCGAGCGCATTGTGCCGAGCTTGCGGGACCGCCGCTCTGCGAACGGCAAACCGACACCTACTTTGTTTGCTCTCAGGGACGGCTCAAGCTGCGCCAGCGCGACCCCGAGCCGGCCCAGCTTGTGGCCTACGCGCGGCCCGACGCCACGACGCCCCGCGCCAGCGATTACTGGCTCGTCGGCGTCGCCGATCCCGCCACGCTCAAGGCCGCTCTCACCGCCGCACTGGGCGTGCTCGTCGTCGTGGAGAAAGAGCGCGAAGTATTTCTTTATCGCAATGTTCGCATCCACCTCGACCGCGTCATCGGGCTGGGAGAGTTCGTCGAGTTCGAGGCCGTCATGTCGCCGGGCGACGACGAAGCGGAAGCCGTTGGCCTGGTGACGGAATTGGCACGCCGCCTGGGTGTGGCGCCGCAAGACCGCGTCGACGGTTCTTACAGCGATCTGTTGCTTGTGAAACCGCCCGCCGGGCGATAA